TTTCCGTGGGATGAACAGCATCCCAGAATACGTATTTTGATGGATCTGTGCATGTACTCATGCCCTTGCATGAATCCGCATATTCTATGGTTCCTGTCCCGCAACACCCCTTCGAAGTTTCCCTTAAATCtgcaaaattttacaaaaatattaatttctcaGGGCAACTTCATCAAAATGATCATAATTATATGCATGCAGATTATAATCCTCATTAATGTTATGCACTGTATTAATTAATCACTTGTTTTGGCATTATTATAAATCAACTTTCCTAATTCTAAATCAATTCCTAAAAGCATactcaacatatatatatgaaaagttcaataattcatatatatatgactatatatacccatgttatcaaaattttcaatgtcGTTGTCTCAAGTTTTAACCTCTTCGTTATGATTTTCAGTTAAATTCTAAGGGATGATGCTAAAATGCTCAAAATATATACCCATGtttttgcaaattaaagaaaaaaaaaaaaagtaaaacagaaaagaaaaaaaaatgatgtgctAATTAGTGTCATTCTCTTGCCCATCTCTatcaaatttactattaaatctGTGGGACTATATGTGGATTCCACCAATTTAGTGGTAGATTTACAAAAGAGATGTGCAAGAGAATGACACAAAATGCATCCattcttcttttctgttttatttcttttttctttaattagggtaaatttatatttttataaattttacatggGTGTAAAAGACATTTTTCCTGTTTACTAATttagctataaactctaacaataaggataaaattaaaaagagctGAAACATGAAATACCaaccttaaaatttttgataattaacCATTACAATTACATAACACGTGATACTTCAGAGGCCGGGGATAGCTCTAGTTTCTCTCTTTGACCTTTTAGGCCTTAACTAGAGCTGATTCATATGGCTTATATccttcaaatattaattaagtaattaaaattttaatttttttttttatcatcttaaGGTTTTGGGATAAAGCAATAATTTAAGATTTTTGAGGTCGAAGATCTCTTCAGTTGACGAAAGCAGGTggaaattaattatttgtttagagaaattaataattatttgtttaatgcACTAACCGTATAGGGTGGGGTTCTGTACAGCATGTTCTATAATTCTGTAGGTATCAACAAACGCAATTTTCATCCCCAACGTTGCCTTGATGCTTTCCAGCTTTTCCCTTATCTTGGAATTGAATGAGAAGGCCGCTGTGTTGTAACTTTCCACACATGTTGACGTGCCCATTAGTGCCTTGACAAGTGGCATGCATCCAAACGGTGGGACCCCAACAACAACCAATCTTGCGGCTCCTAGTCTATGCATCACCTGCCATTTCAACACACTCAACAAACatcatattttgaaaatgatgGAATTATAGGATTAATTCCTGAAAAAGTGAGAGAAATGAGAATACATTTATTTTAGAGATTGTTCGAACTCTTATTCTCATCACGTGTTGTCTCGTCCCACCCAAAAAgagtattaaattattaattaaatttatttttatttttgataatttaaatttttaggacaagtaataattttttttttaaaaaaaaatgagatcaaTGAGATCATATATATACCATGCATAGCCTCACATGTCAGCTAGAAGAATTGATTACCCCGTTAAATACTGTGAAAGGCATAACGATGGAGTAGGatcatcttcatttcaaattattacGTTGCTTTTTTTgtcgtaaaaaaaataattaataaccaTATATTTTGTATTAGAGTAACATTagaattcatatttttattctataactATTTCACAATATTAATGTTACAATTTCaacaatgtttttatttttaatttttttttttaccctagCTAACTTATCTAAGAATTGTTTGGCACTATAGTACAAACCAATTAATAACTTGTTCAAAACAAGAAGCAAACCAATTAATCTttttagggagagagagagagagaacctcaATGTCATGAGACATGCAAGAGACCAAAAAATTCTGGTACTCTTGAAGGCTGAATTGGTCTGTGCGCATTGATTGCAAGAAGTAGTTTTGCAGGAAGTCATTTGTGCCCATACTCAAAACAAACACAGCATTTCTGATAAAATCTTTCGCCTTCTTCTCACCCACCAACTTTCTCAGGTGGATTTTGTAATGCAGAAAATACTCGAGCTGTTTGGAAACGGGTAATACATTCTGTTTGATCCAAAAACAAGGAACAAAAACATGTGAAaaagggtttatatatatatatatatatatatatatatatatatatatatatatatatatatatatatggacggATGGACCTTCTTATTAATGTGGTGAATTTGATTCAAATAAGAAGCTAGGGTTTAAGGACTTCACCGAAATATTGGCAGTAAGATCATCGTAACCTGAAGCAGCTGATGCAAAACTAACACCATGTAGCAGATCTGAAGGCCTTAATTTCGGGTCAAGAAAGGCTGGAACTATTTTCGTGTACCCAATGTCCTCAGCTGAAAAAGGTTATGGAATTGAAACACAGACACTGAGTTTTAAGGTAGGTGTTCACTAAGTTGCAGAATAAATGctgatatatatagatatatatgcaCAATGACATTCAAACTAATTAAGAGTTGATAAATATTAAGATGTTTATAAAATCAATGTTAACACATCGTATATATACCGTCGTTAGATGCATTTGttaaatgcatcatttttaAATCTAGATCAAGAAAATGAATATCATTTGACGGGCTTGATGATAAATAGACCAACCCAATCTCCTGACAAGGATGTATATCGATCTTCTTAATATGCGCAATGAGATTAATGGCGATATACGACAATTAGAGGCGTGTGATAAATACACAAACCTAATCTTCTGACTAGTATAGatgtatcttcttcttcacataaTTATCGGATgttattacatatatatatatagcatgagTCCATGTGTGTACGTCATGACTTCTTCGAGACATGAACGAAGTGACGGCATGTTAACAAGTCCTAATCGACGTCTCTCCAATTAACACAAGTTTTccctaacccaaaaaatgatGAGCACAAAGCGACAATTCTACTacttgtatgtatatatgtatatatatatatatatatatatatatatatatatatatatatatatatatatatatatatatatatatatatatatatatatatatatatatatatatataatgtgatataaaagtgaaagtaatttgaagttttttgtatattaagttgtttattaatgtttttgcttttttgttaaaaaaaaaattcctaaaaactATTAGCAAAGCCTGTTTGTTATAACATATAGCTTCCTCTAATGATTATTGAGCTAGCTAGTAAAAGTGCAAAGATAATGCGATAGAAAAGCATGCATTCAAGTGGGTGATGATATGGGTGCGAATTATTACCAATGAAGTCAGTGGCAAGTCTTCCATCACTAAACCTTCCGGTGGGGAGGGCATTAAAGAAGTCCTTCCCATAAGGAGGGAAGTTGCCCTTCATGGCCGTCTGAAGAATGTTGTTGTTGCCGGGATCAACGCTCGAATCTCCAAACACTAGAATACATGTCACGTTATGTCGAGCTGCCAATCCCCTCACTTGGCCCATCTCCACGGCTCGCGAGAGCAGCGGCATCAGAGCCGCCGCCAAGGCCAAAATCATCACCATTGTCACCCTCCTCCCCATAATCGATCGAGCAACTTTTCACAGTGCTAACACTGAAGAGCTGAGAGATACAattaattatgttgattttgattttgaaatggGATATTGCACTTTTCCCCATGTCTTCTTAAATAGGCCAGTGGCAATTGTTTTTGTTGGTTGGGCATTTATCATATGTCTGAAAAGATTTAACGATTCTTGGCCATTCTGTCAGGGCTTGGACCGTAGATTGAAGCAGGAATTGAATTCTTGAAATAGGGCACGTAATCCTCGTATTTAATGTGGACACTAGTATCTGGTACCACAGTATCTCACTAGTTGGTCTCTCTATTTGGACCTATTGGCAGAGAATTGCTGGAGAAGCCTAGACAGTGAGAAATTGTATGCGCTCTCTTAAGACTAATTGAATCATTGCTTGATTCAGTACCAACAGGGTATTAGTGAAACTCAAGGTGTCTAACATTGATCAAAAGTAAGTGATTTTCATTGCGAAATTCGAACTCGCTCCCTATTGCGTGCCTAACCACATGGTAATTGCTTGGAGATCATTGAACCACCGTTATTGATCATGGTCACTAGCTCATctatttaatttgatttgtCCATGTCACGTGGGTAAGAAAAttgatagtatttattttatgatcatgACTGAAAGCTTGTACATCTAACAGtgtatgattttttaaaaaaaatgcatgtcaATATTGACTTCATATGCACTATTAATTAGATGCATCAACTCTCAATCATAACTATGAAATTGATATTacctatttcatttaaaattgagaggatccttATCCTTTTCATGTTGCATGCCCCTTAATTAGGTAGTAAGGGGTAGTTGAATCATTAACTAATTAAGATGTTAAGTGAGATTTAACATgactaatatttaattaaaaatgaaaactataaAGAAGATTTGAACTCTGCTTTAATGGGatattaaataattgattatatcaaaaactaaaataattaagaataataaatttaattattcaagGGACACACGTGGCCGCACGTGACTTCGGCCCCATGCTCGTTGATTATTGGGTTGGAGATTAGTTGGTCACATTAATTACTGGTTGAAACAATATTAATGGTTGTATATATGTTGCAATCATCTATCAAGTAGGGAATTTTCTGGATTGTTACTTCACGCGCGTCGatatatttttggggaagaaTTTTGTTACGATACTTTTTAGTGTCTCAAGTAGTTTAAGTGTAACTTTAATCATATTTATATAAGGTTTTGAATATCTATCCTAGGAGTGGGGATCAATTCGGTCGATTTAGTTATAAGCATTTTCGGTTTGGTTACCACCAaagtcggttaattcaccgactttattttgacaatttttaattttgatattttcggTTAAATCAGATAAGTCTGTGAAATCGGTTAAAAAAGGTCGGTTAGTGTTCGGTTCGGTTCAATTGTAatgaaacgatgtcgttttgttttcaagaaaactACAAAACGACGCTATCTTTAATGTTTCGCTTTGGCTCTGTCGGCTATGTAGTGGTTCGATTCGGTTTGGTTAaccgaccaaaaaaaaaaaactattccgATTAATTGAACCGGACCGACTTCGGTATggatttttgagaaatgatatgGGTACCaattttttaccaagagatgagtactaaaatgatgtggagtttattcattggagatgataaaaataattaatgaaaagaaatgcTACGGGTACCAATAAATAAGTTCAACATCATCTTGGTACTTAtctttaatttaataaaagatttgatacctctagcatttctctagaTTATTTTATGCCGACTAACCACCCACCGAAACTCGGTAGAGACGGCGGTTCGGTGGTGGTCGGTAGGTGGTAGTCGGATATTTTGCCCATTTATAATCTATCATTTGCAAGtcgattttaattttaagaatatgtCATACTTAAGGTTTATATCGTTTGGTATCACTTATCAGAGCCAAGTTCTATGTTGAGTATAAAATTAGACGCAGCTCGTCAAATACGGAATCGAATGCATGTGTTGTGGCTTTGCGGATAGCAAATGCGAATAGTTCTTATCCGTCCGTATTTTCACACCTATCTCGCATGGCTTAAATACTTAAGCATAATCATGTCCATATAATTTCTTAAACATACTCTCCTTACATACTGGGttcactatttttctttttgtaataattgttaCTAAAAGCTTTGTGCATGAGAGAAAATAACTGTCATGGTGTACAAATTAATCAAATACATAAATTTGACCCAGAAGAGAAAAACATAATTTTGACCTTTATGTTTATCATATCTTATGGTTCATATCAATAGATCGAGTATATATACTAAATGGTGTAGAACGCATCATGGAAATTACAAGcctatttgataaaattttgaaaaatgttttaactaattaattaagaaatgtttctgcaaaaaaaacttattagtgtttaaaaacaaaatccaaaaaaagaaaagaaaaatctacttGTTGGAGCTAGCCTCCACGAGTGACTGCCACTGCCTTTGTGGAGGTCGCCATACAGATCTTTAGGCCATTATGGGGTCGCAAATAGATTGGTTATCACACAAATCCGAAAGCAGCCACAGCATTAATGGTTGCTAGTCATAATGTAGTGGCCGCCACACAGATATGACAATGGCCACCTCGGTGGCTGCTAAATAGATCTTGCGGCCGGTGACTGGTTTGAGGCAATCAAATAGTTCGGCAAACACCGTGAAGGCCACCAAGAACATCTAACGTCTAACAACCATCGTGATGGCCTTTTGATAGATTTGTGGCCTCCATCCGTGGAGGCTAgcttccacttttttttttattattattttttataaataacaagTCTAAGTATCTACACCTAAAAAAATGAGcatgtatttttaatacatTCCTTTACGAAGATGTACaaagttaattttttaacaagtaTTTTGCCATATATTTTTGGGTGAATTGCATTTTGCCCCCTACAAACTACCATTTTATTCTTAAGTTAACCTCCAAACTAAAACTCACTGCAACTTAAACGTATAAATTACCACAATTTATACTTCAATTTGCGTCCTGTGTTAATTAAATGGACCATTATTTAAGATGGAAAATGTCAACACATTCCTCTGAGACCACTTTGCATTATGAAGTTGCCCtcatgacttaaaaaaaaagaaggaaaaaaaaaaaaaaaaaaaaaaagacacaaagGCATAATTGGTCACCCGTTTGTAACTAGCAGAGGTAGCCGTGCAGCCATCCCAATCTATTGTGAGAGAGAGTTACCCATTTGTTATGGTAATCAGGGTTGTGCGACCACTCCCTCAATTATGTCTtttgtatcaattttttttttttttaacgtgaGAGTAATTTGGTAACTCAAACTAGTCTCAAAGCATGTGCCTTGCACGTGCTAATGTTTACATTCCAAATTAAATGATTATCAATTTTAGCATAGGGACAACTCAAAACTTTAAAGTTTCGAGTTGCAATGAATTGTAGGTTAAAGATCAACTTGAGGATTGAGTAGTAGTTTAGGGGATGAAGTGTAATTTATCTTTGAGATGTGTTAGCTACACATcaatattgttgtgtaagaattatgcaaataacatatctttttaccttttatttatattgtattCACCTAACACATTTTTCctacaaataaatattatttatattgtaaaGATCATctagaataaaaacaaaaatataacctATAAAACTTTAGTGATAATTCAATTTCTTATACAATTATTTGCAGCAATCGGTGTCAAAGCCATCTTGTCGGCATAATAGATAAGTGGAAAATGAAATGCAAATTTTATCTGAAGCAAAGAGATTGATTTTAGCGAAAGGGAACAATGCCTTCAATGTAGACATCAGTCGCCTGTAGAATAAATACTTTTGTTGAGCCACCTGCCTCCTTCATCACTCTTTTTAGTACTAAAgaccaaaaaaatattagaatctactcaaattatttatttaaatttaatagaATTCGAGTAGATAATTATGaagattacttataaaattcaCCTTTATCAGATAAATGGTTGGGCAGGTCAAATTTTTAGTTGGTCAGGTGGATCacataagtagtctctcacaatcacttgtccaaattctctcaaatttagttaaataatttgagaggattctGACAAAACAAAAAGTACTACTCTTTAAGATGCATGAAAGGACCTTCTAGAGACAATTATTGCTTTGTCGGTTAAAGATGGTGGTGGGACATAAAAAGGGAATAGGAGAACCAGCTTCATTACACTGCTTTGATAGTCAGGTTATATAGAATAAATTAATCCTTGATACACAGCCAGTGAAGTGGAAATGATGTGCGCAAACCATATCATATGGCTAGGACCATTTGTACTTACTACCAAACTACCATAGGCGACACCTAACCCGCTCCCATTACCATTTCAGGGTATTAAGACCTTTGTGTTAGCTTATTAGCTAGCTGTTGACGTTAAAATAAACGAAATAAAAGAGCACGTGTTTTTTACGTGCAAAATTAAAACTCTAAATGTATAAAATGATTCTTGAAGGGGTGATCTGGCCGGtctcaaaaaaattt
This DNA window, taken from Alnus glutinosa chromosome 5, dhAlnGlut1.1, whole genome shotgun sequence, encodes the following:
- the LOC133869731 gene encoding GDSL esterase/lipase At5g45950, which translates into the protein MGRRVTMVMILALAAALMPLLSRAVEMGQVRGLAARHNVTCILVFGDSSVDPGNNNILQTAMKGNFPPYGKDFFNALPTGRFSDGRLATDFIAEDIGYTKIVPAFLDPKLRPSDLLHGVSFASAASGYDDLTANISNVLPVSKQLEYFLHYKIHLRKLVGEKKAKDFIRNAVFVLSMGTNDFLQNYFLQSMRTDQFSLQEYQNFLVSCMSHDIEVMHRLGAARLVVVGVPPFGCMPLVKALMGTSTCVESYNTAAFSFNSKIREKLESIKATLGMKIAFVDTYRIIEHAVQNPTLYDLRETSKGCCGTGTIEYADSCKGMSTCTDPSKYVFWDAVHPTEKMNKIIADEAVKSIGVELLS